A section of the Pseudomonadota bacterium genome encodes:
- a CDS encoding DUF1499 domain-containing protein translates to MLTVSFSIISILVLGLIAGGLIGNRPPMMDPPGLWARLVTYLGTHVAETRADHPFPELRPRFYAMPPDRLYAAAREAIAGLGWGIASEDPAGLCLTAVVESALWRFKDDVVVKVEPAEGGSTLGMRSSSRIGRGDLAANTRHLLDLYAAIEERLVVTAAR, encoded by the coding sequence ATGTTGACCGTTTCGTTCTCGATTATATCCATTCTCGTCCTGGGCCTGATCGCCGGGGGGTTGATCGGGAACCGGCCGCCGATGATGGACCCCCCGGGATTATGGGCCCGGCTCGTCACCTACCTCGGCACCCACGTGGCGGAGACCCGAGCCGATCACCCGTTTCCGGAGCTGCGGCCGCGTTTCTACGCAATGCCGCCCGATCGGTTGTACGCGGCGGCACGCGAGGCCATCGCGGGCCTGGGCTGGGGGATCGCCTCCGAAGACCCGGCGGGTCTCTGCCTCACGGCCGTGGTCGAGAGCGCCTTGTGGCGTTTCAAGGACGACGTCGTGGTCAAGGTCGAGCCCGCGGAGGGCGGTAGCACGTTGGGGATGCGTTCGAGCTCCCGGATTGGACGCGGCGATCTCGCCGCCAACACCCGTCATCTGCTCGACCTCTATGCCGCCATCGAGGAGCGCCTGGTGGTGACAGCGGCGCGCTAA